From a region of the Gossypium raimondii isolate GPD5lz chromosome 10, ASM2569854v1, whole genome shotgun sequence genome:
- the LOC105778094 gene encoding probable disease resistance protein At4g27220 has product MAELIGPILDVIKFIGRKASKYLKFQRKFTEYVDDFNQAQEDLRAKEADFRQQLKDEHHFGKMPKQEVERWFEKVEQKLGHAQHVEDKISKGKYLFRSCFGKLVDEATQAMKEVRAEGNFSGGLVVNDPSTIAVNLPTPEVVGAIDVREEIYQYLMGDAVGLIGVWGMGGIGKTTIMKDVHNRLLKESKFRKLIWVTVSQDFDIRRLQNNIASQLERNLSDDEDTIVRAGKLSEMLKGQMRYVLILDDVWRSLSLEDFGILEPATNNGCKLVLTTRSERVVESMGLKKVKVPCFSMEEAMNLFLSKVGQDMLPNPTLESLMKLAVRECDGLPLAVVTLAGCMRGKSDPRMWENAIDELRGYIRNIHDMEDRVYGCLKFSYDRLQRIHQDCLLYCALYPEDHEIYKDEITEKWMEEGLIDEMGSRKAMEGSSHSILQELEENCLLERVQDRPCIKMHDLVRDMALHITRKRFLVKAGMQLEELPNEEDWGEDLEKVSLMHNCISTIPQMMKSPKFPKLTTLLLSWNALKEIPESFFEHFPNLKILDLSDTRLESLPNSISFLEKLTVLLLRGCLCLKRLPCLSKLQALKKLDLGSSGIREIPQGLEMLVNLRYLNLKYTSHLAWIPTGTLSKLCRLQYLAIHLKLSAKELRELNKLEVFEGWFHNVGDLNTFASKRKTLYKFSILVCYQMTSFRPSTSSNLVTFVRVTLDVGDEIILPYGIEKLSLLGCGGVRSINDFGLRDATDLKVCELRVCRELESVISSQCEQLQTLESLYLSDLENLKVIVEVGAGESSVGIFSSLRRTCLSRCGKIKKLFSADWVLSNLEEIDVDDCSELEEIITESEKKRLGSNKDTIKFPFPKLRFLLLNSLVQLQRICSENGVMVCDSLQHISISDCPKLKRIPLCLPQLEIDDEGKLSPSNSLQRIQVHPIDWWEAVEWEHPNFNIKKVVRPLVRFRKDIIEEWRSV; this is encoded by the coding sequence ATGGCTGAACTCATCGGGCCAATCCTTGATGTTATTAAGTTCATCGGTCGTAAAGCTAGCAAATATCTAAAATTCCAAAGGAAATTCACGGAATACGTTGATGATTTCAATCAAGCACAAGAGGATTTGCGTGCCAAGGAGGCAGATTTTCGACAGCAGTTGAAAGACGAGCATCACTTTGGGAAAATGCCAAAGCAAGAAGTTGAAAGATGGTTTGAGAAAGTAGAGCAAAAGCTTGGTCATGCTCAACATGTTGAAGATAAAATCAGTAAAGGAAAATATCTCTTCCGCTCATGCTTTGGGAAGCTTGTTGATGAGGCGACTCAGGCAATGAAGGAAGTGCGTGCTGAAGGAAATTTCTCCGGGGGCTTGGTTGTTAATGATCCTTCTACCATAGCGGTTAATCTACCTACACCGGAAGTAGTAGGTGCGATCGATGTTAGAGAAGAAATTTATCAGTACTTGATGGGAGATGCAGTTGGATTGATTGGTGTGTGGGGGATGGGCGGAATCGGGAAAACAACCATTATGAAGGATGTCCATAATAGGTTGTTGAAAGagagtaaatttagaaaattgattTGGGTAACTGTATCTCAAGACTTCGATATTCGAAGGCTACAAAATAACATCGCTTCTCAATTGGAGAGAAACTTGTCAGATGATGAAGATACAATCGTCCGTGCAGGGAAGTTATCAGAAATGTTGAAAGGACAAATGAGGTATGTGCTAATATTGGATGATGTATGGAGAAGCCTTTCCCTTGAGGATTTTGGAATCCTTGAGCCTGCAACAAATAATGGATGCAAATTAGTGTTGACCACACGTTCAGAAAGGGTTGTTGAATCAATGGGACTTAAGAAAGTTAAAGTTCCTTGTTTTTCTATGGAGGAAGCCATGAACTTATTCTTAAGCAAAGTTGGACAAGACATGTTGCCCAATCCAACTTTAGAATCATTAATGAAACTTGCTGTGAGGGAATGTGATGGACTTCCTCTAGCAGTTGTCACACTGGCTGGTTGTATGAGGGGAAAATCCGATCCTCGTATGTGGGAAAATGCTATAGATGAATTACGAGGGTACATCAGAAACATCCACGATATGGAAGATAGGGTGTATGGATGTTTAAAATTCAGCTATGATCGTCTGCAACGAATACACCAAGATTGTCTTCTGTATTGTGCATTATATCCTGAAGATCATGAAATCTATAAAGATGAGATAACTGAAAAATGGATGGAAGAAGGGCTTATAGATGAAATGGGAAGTAGAAAAGCAATGGAGGGTAGCAGTCATTCCATTTTGCAAGAGCTTGAAGAAAATTGTTTGCTAGAAAGGGTTCAGGATAGGCCATGTATAAAAATGCATGATCTTGTTAGAGATATGGCATTGCATATCACAAGGAAAAGATTTCTGGTAAAAGCTGGTATGCAGTTGGAAGAGCTACCAAACGAGGAAGACTGGGGTGAAGATTTGGAGAAGGTTTCTTTGATGCACAATTGCATCTCAACAATTCCTCAAATGATGAAGAGTCCGAAATTTCCAAAACTCACAACGTTGCTGCTCTCGTGGAATGCATTGAAAGAAATTCCAGAATCTTTCTTTGAGCACTTTCCTAACCTTAAGATTCTTGATCTTTCTGATACTCGTTTAGAGAGTTTGCCTAATTCTATTTCCTTTTTGGAGAAACTCACAGTACTGTTGCTTAGAGGATGTTTGTGTTTAAAGAGGTTGCCTTGTCTATCGAAACTTCAAGCTTTGAAGAAATTGGATCTTGGAAGCAGTGGAATCCGGGAAATCCCTCAAGGTTTGGAAATGTTGGTAAATCTTAGATATCTCAATCTTAAATATACCTCTCATCTAGCATGGATTCCTACTGGAACACTCTCAAAACTATGCCGGCTTCAGTATTTGgcaattcatttaaaattaagcGCAAAAGAGTTGAGGGAATTGAACAAGTTGGAGGTTTTTGAGGGCTGGTTCCATAACGTGGGTGACTTGAACACGTTTGCAAGTAAGAGAAAAACGCTTTATAAATTCTCCATTTTGGTATGTTATCAAATGACCTCATTTCGTCCCTCGACTTCTAGTAATTTGGTTACATTTGTACGGGTTACACTTGATGTTGGAGATGAAATTATACTTCCATACGGTATCGAGAAATTAAGTCTATTGGGATGTGGGGGTGTGAGAAGTATAAACGATTTTGGATTGAGGGATGCAACTGACTTGAAAGTATGTGAACTTCGTGTTTGTAGGGAGTTGGAATCTGTAATTTCATCCCAGTGTGAGCAGCTTCAAACACTCGAGTCTCTGTATCTAAGtgacttggagaatttgaaaGTCATAGTTGAAGTTGGAGCTGGTGAATCATCAGTCGGCATATTTTCCTCCCTTAGAAGGACCTGTCTATCGCGTTGTggtaaaattaagaaattgtttTCAGCTGATTGGGTTCTAAGCAACCTGGAAGAGATAGATGTTGATGATTGTAGTGAATTGGAAGAAATAATAACAGAATCCGAGAAAAAAAGATTGGGTTCCAATAAGGATACCATCAAATTCCCTTTCCCCAAACTGaggtttttattattgaatagtCTAGTACAATTGCAGCGCATTTGTAGTGAAAATGGAGTAATGGTTTGTGATTCTCTCCAACACATTTCAATAAGTGATTGTCCAAAGCTAAAGCGGATTCCTCTATGTCTTCCACAGCTTGAGATTGATGATGAAGGAAAACTATCTCCTTCTAATTCTCTCCAGAGAATCCAAGTGCATCCAATAGATTGGTGGGAAGCAGTGGAGTGGGAGCACCCTAATTTCAATATTAAGAAAGTTGTTCGACCCTTGGTGAGGTTTCGGAAGGATATCATTGAGGAATGGAGGTCTGTTTAA